A DNA window from bacterium contains the following coding sequences:
- a CDS encoding type I restriction endonuclease subunit R, with protein IELIKQVEINVDYILMLVEKYLKKKGSGEDKEIRATIERAINASPSLRNKKDLIEQFVDSVSVSAKVDAEWVAFITTKKAEELDRIIADEGLNEDETKAFVDNAFRDGAIPVTGSAITKILPPVSRFNKNNGHAVKKQTVLDKLGAFFERFFGLI; from the coding sequence GATCGAGCTGATCAAGCAGGTCGAGATCAACGTTGATTACATCCTGATGCTGGTCGAAAAGTACCTGAAGAAGAAAGGCTCGGGCGAAGACAAAGAGATTCGGGCGACTATCGAACGTGCGATCAATGCCAGCCCCAGCTTGCGCAACAAAAAAGACCTCATCGAACAGTTTGTGGATTCCGTCTCTGTGAGCGCCAAGGTCGATGCGGAATGGGTCGCATTCATTACCACCAAAAAGGCGGAGGAACTTGACCGGATCATCGCGGATGAAGGTCTCAACGAAGACGAGACGAAGGCGTTTGTTGACAACGCGTTCCGGGACGGCGCGATCCCGGTCACCGGCAGCGCCATCACGAAGATTCTGCCGCCGGTTTCAAGGTTCAACAAAAACAACGGCCATGCGGTGAAGAAGCAAACGGTGTTGGACAAGCTGGGTGCGTTCTTCGAGCGTTTCTTCGGCCTGATCTGA